The genomic stretch TTCCGTCCGATCTGTCTCTACCAGGTCCCTCTCGCCCTTGCAGGTTGTTGGTGTTCATTAACCCCTATGGAGGGAAGAAAAAAGCGAAGCAGATCTATCACTCCTCAGTGGCTCCTCTATTTGAGCTGGCTGGCATCAGCTCTCATGTTGTGGGTAAGCCGCATGCAACACCGCTCCAGTGTCTTGGTTGTTATTGAGTCTCACTGACCCGGGGCTCTCGAGTGACACTCCGTGGGTCTTTATCAAGAAGCAGGAAGGAACTAGAGCCAAGTGAAAAGAGAAAGGGGGAGAAAGTCGGATCAATTATTAAGCCGAGTAAATTACGCTAGAAACCCAGGCTCAACCGACGGGTATTGCTTTCTTGTTTAGTAAAAAGATATCCACGCCAAGTGCAATTGAATCAGAAGTGGCAATGAAGGGAGGGGGGTTACTTCATGGTTTTCATCTTCTAAGTCAAGCTTTGAATACCTGCCTATCAAAATCACCTTTTCTTATAGTGACCGAACGAGCCAATCAGGCGAGAGACCACATCCTGAAGAAAGATCTGACTGGGTTTGACGGGTAAGTCACACACCATATCGTACCATGCCTCGTGAAATTACGCCGTAACAATCATCTATTTTTCCAGGAAAAGCATTTTGAAAACACTGAGCAGGTAACCATGGGGCCCGTGTATATCATTACTCTGCGATTAAACCCTCTTAACGATACCTGTAGTGCAGCATTAACTATAATTTCATGCTTCAGCTGCATGATTTCGTGCTTCATGCTTCAGCAGACattgttcatttttcttcctttccatATAGTGTGATTTGTGTTGGTGGAGATGGAATGTTCAGCGAGCTGTTGCACGGCGTGATCGGACGAACCCAGCAGGAGGCAGGTGTTTCAGAACATGACCAGTCTGTGATGCTGCAGCCATGTGACCTTCACATCGGCATCATTCCGGCAGGTTTGTAATGAACTGTGCCGACACGACTGCGGGTGAATAAGTAAGGGGAAAACGAAATGATTGAATGAGAATTTAAAGCTGTGTAATGCTCAAACACACTTTCCAATAAAATTAccactttaaaatgttaattctCTTGTACCAGCGTTAACAATCTCTTTTGTTACACATTTTATACTTGTATTTTATGTTCTGGAACATCCATGAAATGAACCGGTTGCTTTACAAGCATTGAACAGTCGGAAAACTCACCCAAATGATTACCGAAACCAATTTCTAGACATAAGAGCAAAGTTCCCACAACATATCCCAATATTCACACATGGATCTAAGTAAATCAAGTGGCATTGGCTTTTGCAACACTACACCTTTCCCATAGAAAACATAAAGCTACAGGCTTAACTCTAACTAAACGTGCTAATACTGGGgggaacaacaacaacaaaaccaaaacaaaagtaGAACATTTCCCATAAAAGTTGCTGTGTGCGCTGTTATACGAAACCGCATTAGAACAAGTACAGTAATATAAACTAATATTTCCTCCCTCTATTGTCAGTGCTGCATTTGTGGAGTGTTAATACAGTATTACTGAAACACTTATTTTTATAACCCTATAACTAAAGGGATCAGGCAATAAAAATTGaactgtagtgttttttttttctttcatatttctAATGCGTCTCTCCGCAGGCTCTACAGATTGCGTTTGCTTTGCTACAGTAGGCGTGAATGACCCGGTTACATCAGCGCTGCACATCATTATTGGTAAGAATTTTCACAATGTGACTCTTAAAAAGgtgctatatatatttatttttttttatacatagacaataaataaagatgtatgaaaaaatttaaaaattgcTGATCAAATTCTGGTCTTTCCTGCTTGACGCTCTGTAGGCCACTCGTTCAAACCTACCGATGTAACAGTTTTACTGTTAATTAAATCTTATGTAATGCCCCTTTTTAAATAAGCTAcattatttaatcttttattatgaaattattattttttattattatttgcacggtcaattaaaaaaaaaaaaaaggttgttctGATAAGCAGAGGAgtgtcaagttttttttttttctttcccaggAGACTCTCAACCTCTGGATGTGTGTTCTGTCCATCATTGCTCCGCACTGGTGCGTTACTCCGTCTCACTGGTGGGCTACGGTTTTTATGGTGACGTGTTGGCTGAAAGTGAGAGGCACCGCTGGATGGGACCGCGCCGATACGATTACTCTGGTACTCTTCTATTGTATGTAGACTTCAGATGTCTGTTTATTGTTGCTTTCCATGTCACTATGTAATTACACTTGTTGaagcttggtgtgtgtgtgtgtgtgtgtgtgtgtgtgtgtgtgtgtgtgtgtgtgtgtgtgtgtgtgtgtgtgtgtgtgtgtgtgtgtgtgtgtcgctgtaaatataaattctatacacatttaaacagtttgcaTGTCTTTATGGAGTGACCTGGTGCACTTTCTTTCCATGAGgcaaacaaacacattcactACCAAAGGACATTTTAatgaagtagaaaaaaaaaaagttcttctgCTCTCACCGTCCCTGTGTGTCCTCTCTGTTTAGGTTTTTTAGTGTACCTGTGCAACAGGAGCTATCAGGGAATAGTGCAGTATCTACCTGCAGACTCCCAGATCACCAGCCCCAGAGACAACAGTCGCTGCCTCTCAGGGTAAAGGCAGGGTTTTGAagtcaaaataaatatacaattagtCAAGTGCCTGCATTTTGTCACACTTTCTGCGaacttcaataaaatgttaGAGGAGGTTCTCTGGCCAATCAGAACCAGGAAGTATAATCATTTCCATGTCATTGCTTTCTATTTGGAACTTTCACATATCGAATATATTTTCCATGCATGCAGAATGTTAGGGGgtcaattatattttttatattttctattctccttttttaccctattttattccctcatgccggaccgtcgtcaaaagcatttcactgcatgtcgtaccctgtatgtatgtgtttgtgacaaataaaattttgatttgatttgatttgatttgataactTTTAAGGGAAATATTAAGTGCTGATTGAGTTTATATACATCAGCTAAAATCTCAATCACCGTCCCTTTCATGTAAAAGAGGCcagaataaaatctaataatacACGTGATGTATCCCGTACGAGAGACGCGTAAAAAGTATTATTCTATGAAGCTGTGGaaactcttgtttttttttaaactattgtGTAAGATGGGCCAAGACATGCGCATCCACTAGAGATactattaaaatgtacaaagcACAGGAAGCTAAAAGACCACCTTGTTCTAGTTTATTCCTTATCAGTACACCACTAACGGCCAGAGCACCTTAAAGCTACCTGCAAGCCGTTGCTATTTGTTGGAGCTGTGTCCATGACTCCTCAGTACTCTGGTAATGTGATCCCTGTGGAAACCACTAAAACGGTCCATGAATGAGAGCTACTGGCTGAAGTAAGCCTCAATAAGATTAGACAGGTTTGTGTACAGAAACTGAAATGTATACACATACTTGGTTGTCATCTTATTTATGATAATTGTCCTGCTTGGCAGAGCATTTATTGCTCAGTCTACATATCCTTAGTTTTGTGGcaacctgttacacctgtacaTCTACCTTTGaaatgtaactctgtgtttgtgtgtgtgtgtaggtgcagaGTATGTTCAGAGAGCACAGAAAGACTGTTCCCTCGCTCAGAGAGCTGCAGCTCTTTGTACAGCAGGCAACTCAGCCAGTACAGCATTGAGTCAGAGGGTAAGACACGTCATCCAGAAACACTCGCAAGCGTCCAAACTCGAtcacaaaatgacaaaaaggtGGAAAAAACTGAACCAAGGTCATGCGATTACATACTAAAGTCACCATTTCTTGGGCATCTGTCCACTGCATACTGAAAAACATAGAACTGGGATGTTAATTAAACAAATGGTAGCACATTAGAGCACATTTAAGACAAACCACAGCTTTACAGCCAGCACTGTATACTATACTACAGTCCGAGCTGCTGGAGATGACTAATCAAGATTATTGAACGGTCAATATCATTGTTATAAGGGCTTTTATCTTTAGTCAATGATTTAAACATGAGGAATCCAGATAGAAAGTAAAGATGAAGAGTAAAAACCCACTGCTGTGTCCGAGGATCGCTTACGTTTTGTTAGTTTGAGCAGACGTTCTTGGTGAAATCCACTGGTACTAAATTGGTGGCCCGAAGAAAAAAGGCCAGTTACTGTTTTCTTGTTCTGAACTTATGCAGATGAATATGCTCTTCAAAGTTAGTGATCCAGGATATTACGATTATTGTGAGAAGCCAAGTGAATATTTGACTGGTGATCATTTCCAGTCGTTAcctttggaagagaaaaaaaagcacgtgTCTAGATACGATGTTGGTAAAATCAACTTAAAAGTAGGTTTATTCTGCAACTTCATGAAATTCATGACACATACTGGTTTTCCAAAACATATTTCCTCAGTAGGTGTTTTAATGATGTATCAGAGATAAAACAAAATGCTACAAAATCTCCCATAAGTCGGGTTGGGTTCTTGTCCCCGAGTAGGCAATTACATAAAATTAACATACTGTGTTCCCAGTGGTTGGGGTCTTGGTCCTCCTGTAATCATGGGATAAAGATGGCCAGTCAGAAGAACTAGAATTTGATTTGTAGTACCTCAAGATACCAGGTGGGCCTGGAAATATGTGAAATGTCCCAGTGGCTATAACCTATAGTGTTCATAATGTAATACAGTTTTATAAAGGTTTACAGTGATTTAAGTGACCTCACAATTGTGATTCTTGCAAACCCCTTCATATATACAAATAGTAGCAACCTTCAGTTGGATCCAGCGTTTTGACTTGATTTTGAAGGTACCTGACCCAGGGGTGTGTTCTCATTGTCCTCAGATAACTGGTTAAGTGTTGAGGGCAGGTTCAGGTGCGTGTCCCTTACCTGCATGTCTAGCTCATGCCCACGGAGCCCCAAAGGTCTCTCGCCCTCTGCCCACCTGGCTGATGGGACAGGGGACCTCATCCTGGTAAGGAACACTAACCCCCTAGGCTTCCTCACATACCTGCACAGGCACACCACCACACAGGATCAGGTGAGGATGGCtgcatacatttcttttttttttttttttagccaattatttcagatttttggAATAAGTTTGCTTATGATTTCCTTGTGTAATTCCTAAAGGCTTAAGATGGAACATTCAGGGGACAACAAAtaagtttatattaatataaaagaagGAAATTGTGGATCCTATAAATGATTAGTGGGTTTTTTCTGCgcaatcaattaattaaatttggttttaaaaaataaaaatacactcaATGTTTATTGAGAAAATGAATCCGCCAAGAACAAGTGTATAGTAACTGACTCTCCATCTCTGTGGTTTCAGTTTGACCTGCCCTTCGTCGAGGTCCACCGCGTCAAGGCAGTGCGCTTTTCCTTTCTTCCCGGTGAAGAGGATGACACTGAAGACCAGCCAAACGAAAGCCAAAATAACACCCCCGGTATCCTGGAGGATCCTGAGACTCTGTGTAACATCGAGTCGAACAACTTCGGTTCCAAGCAACACCTTGCAGGAAACCAAAGTGAACAAGGATGAAGGAGAAAAGCAGGAACAAGAGTGATTATTTGTGCGGGCTTTGCTCTAGTGAGCGATCTGCTACGTCGGTATGGAACTGTGATGGAGAGATTTTGCCGTACGCTGAAATCTCATGCAGGTAAGTCGTCCGCCAGCCCCTTAAAAAATAACCTATAAAACATACTGGATTAATGAGACCCTTCCAAATATGCTGTTTTCCTAAAACTAAACAGTAATTAATTTATTGAGGCATTACAAATATTGAGCTTGATATGCTGCCTATGTCCTGACACATGAGTTCATCATTGGAGAATTTGGCATGTAAAGCCTTTTACACGTACGGCGTGCGGTAGATGCtgttatccagagcgacttagtctcaataatcaataaatgcaTTCTAATAGTTTATAAGGACATGGAGTAACAAGCAGTCTAAACCTCTAGTGGGAGAGAGACGTTAAAGTCTTAGTAGGGCATCTCCTTACACATGGATCTGAGGTCCAAGAACATTAGTAAATATTTCAAACTCCAGTTAAACCGTTGCTGCTTTTCTTTTCCCCACGATTCAGAGTACATGGTCAGCTGGTGCGTTTGTTTGCCCGGGGCGTCGAGGAGGACCCAAGCTCCCGGAAATACAACGAGGGAAACAGGAACTGCAGAGGGCGATGTTTTTCACATAGCTAATAACCACTAAATGGTAgatcagaaaataaaagatcatatttaagttaaaaacattaaaatattgcaaaaaaataagcagATGGTTTGcatttcatgtttaattttttaaatatttaacaaaaaaaaaaaaaacaacccacacATTCAGGTATGAAGTGCCTTTAATTTAAGACTGAACTCAAAGCTTGTAGGACGACTGTAGCACATTCCAGTTTGTTGTTAACACAGTGTTTATTCACTTAACACATTCCAGTTTACACCAGCCCACTGGTTTATCCTCTGAGCTGAGTGACAACATTCCCCCCCTGGCTAGGCCACATACCTGAGAGCGAGAGTCACAACCAGCAGGGTTACTTCAGGATTAGGACACGTCTCATTACATTCAAACGTGTCGAACACGTGAAGACTGATTGGAATGTGTCCAGACTGGGCCTGGCGTTGAAGATTGTGATTTAAAGCAggttaaaatttttttgttttggcacctaaataataaattacactGTTTCCTACCTCGCTAACTCACTGAGTGTGCCACACACCCATACGTCTGAAAACTAAACTAGCATTCTTGGCTTTGTTGTGTCCAAAGTAAACATGGGGCTCAAAGCCTAAAGGGAAAAAACATGTACAATACAAACTCTGCAGCAGAACTCATAATACTGAATAGGTTGCAAAATACTGAACTTATTGCTTCTTCTTAAAGCATCACTACCCACACCATTAGCAGAAACGCGCTCACATTCTGCTGTTCCGGTAACTGGACGGGGAGAAACGAAAAGGAAGCAGCGGCATTGCTGCGCTTTGGTCAAAAATTAAAGAGAAAGATAAAACTAAGTGCTCAGAAATGACCAAATCACAACCCAAAGACGATTACCACTAACTGAAGTGGTAAGAAGTGTAACAATGCTGAGACGGTCGCTGTAAACATGCGCCCCGTCGTACAAAACATTTCGAGggggaaaaagtgaaaaatctCAAGCGCTTTACTTTCATCAAGTCTTAATCAGTGCTCAGAGATTGGAGTGTTGTACGGGATGAGGGTTAACCCACTTGTACGTTCCTCCATAGTGGAAGCCCACCCTCTTCATCAGCTCGTCTGCCTCTTTCGGTCCACGGCTGGTGAGGAAACAGGGAATGAGAACGGTGTAAACGAGTAAAACCGAAGTATTCAAGTAATGCGTCTTGACCGACGTCCTACCTTCCGTATATGTAAGGGATCGGTTTTGTTCTTTCTGCTTCAATCTGGTGGAGGAGAGGGGTGAAGATTCTCCAGGCTTCCCTGAGCtcatcactgacacacacacacacacacagacagaaaggcatGACTCGCACATTAAATCAACTACTTAGACAGCTGTGACATGAAGGAAACTGACTCACCTGCGCACAAAGTGCATCTGGTTTCCGCTAAAGACATCCAGAATTAGGCGCTCGTAGGCATCAGGGAGCTTCACATCCTGTATATGGGGGGGATTTTACAATACATGCAGAATTTAAGTCAATCAAGAAACTTAAAATTGTGGAGGCAAAATTTACAGATGTCTTGCAGTTGAACAAACCAGATTTCAAGCttattgcatttaaataaaaaatcccaCTCAAGATTTTTACTGCTATAAATAACCCTCTACTATTCTGGGCTTTAAATGTCATTACATTTTCAAGCATGGCTGTGAGGGTCTGCTCGTTCAACCAGAGCATCAGCGAGGTCCGGATAATTAAATCGACAGTATTCATATACATTCGATATAACAGTGCTTTTAAAGTTTGTCATTTTTAAGTCCAGACGTGATTCTTTGGTGTCCAGATACTTTTGCACATGAttgacatttgttttaaatggtacattagaaataaatcaataaataaacgcCATGGGTAAACCCAGCGTTGATGTAATCGGATAAGAAACCTGATCATTAGGTGAAGTGAAAGTGAGCATGTTTTGCCTTGTATCTGCTACGGTACGTCAGGTCCAGCTCCGTCTCCTCGGGGTTCAAGTACACACCAGGCTTTTTGCTCATCATTTTGGCATAAATCGCTTCATCAGGCTGCACGCGCATCACCAGCTCGTTCCTCTGGCACTGCGAATTAAAGATGTCACCCGGAACGTCGGTGAACTGCAGCCTCATCTCGGCCTTGCGCTCGTTCAATGCCTTTCCACAGCGCAGAATGAACGGAACCCCTTTTACGGAAAACAAAACGGCATAAGAGCAGGTGACGATCTCCTCGTGAAGAACAATAAGAATTTGAGTGAAAATTGGCGCACCTTCCCAGCGTTCGTTATGGACGTAAAGTACCGCAGAGGCGAAAGTAGCCGTGTGGGAGCCTTCAGGAACAGTCGAGTCGTCCAGATATCCCAGTTTAGCCTCCCCTTCCCCATCAGGATTGCCCTCGTACTGCCCCAGCACGACATCACGTAGAGACACCGGCGCGATGCACTTCAGCACCttcacctgaaacacacagacgAACGCGAGAGTCTGATCACTGTCCGATtaagaaaaaaactgtattgatcggtgtgtgtgtgacgaTACCTTCTCATTTCTCACGTCATCCGAGTTGGTTGAAGCAGGCTTCTCCATGGCAACCAAGGAGAGCATCTGGAGAAGATGATTTTGCATGACGTCACTGTGAGACGGAagcaaaagaaatgtataagAAGTCAATCAGATTTCgcaatcctcaaaaatacaccttttttttcctttttttaccgGATAATACCAAAGTCATCAAAGTATCCTCCTCTCCCATAGGTTCCAAAGGGTTCCTTGAACGTGAGAACGACAGAGGCCACGCTGTCCCTGTTCCAAATCGGGCCGAAAATTCTGTTCCCaaacctgaaaagaaaaaaaaattagtacAGAAAAAgagttcaaatatttaaaagtcaACAAGGCATTCACTGAAcatgattttacacacacacacacacacacacacacacacacacacacacacacacacacacctgtgtgttaCAATcaatagacaaaggtttgtgtgcttttataataatcttcattcttctgggaagatgttccactagattttggagtgtgtttgtggagaagCACAGGGgggttaataaagtcaggtactgaggtgaggaggccaaagggttgaggtcagagcttcatGGAgattgggtctcgtagttcaagtgaagggaaagaaaTTTCATGTTATataatcgtgtgcctccaattttttGGTAAAATTTTAGGacagaatcacatatggctggaaaagcctggtgtcccaatacttttgtccacatgaTGTATTTCACACTTCTTTATGCATATTAGATTAAGAACATGTTAAATCTAGTTCTTGGATGAACCTGATATTATTTTCACAGTCGAATAGCAGacatccaacagcaggagaagGGGCAGGTAACTCACTGGCCTCTACTATGAGACATTAGAtgaaataaaagatgaaaaaagcTCAGCCTTGCTTTCAGCATCATTGCGTTGTATAGTCAGGATGAGGATCTTCCCAAACAAGTCACGCGATTTACACGAACGCTCGGTCAGGTGCATTCGGGAGCTTGTCTGAACAGTGTGTAACACATCACCTGAGGACCATGAGGTTCTGCACCATCTCCTTGCCCAGGTAATGGTCTATGCGGTAGATCTGATCCTCGCTGAAGAGGGAAGAGAGGTGTGCCGACAATTCCTCCGAGCTCTGCAGGTCCCGGCCAAAAGGTTTCTCTACAATCAGCCTGCTCCAACCCCTAACACAGAGAATATGAGACAACAAAAAGACGGGGGAAAGAGGTAGGA from Silurus meridionalis isolate SWU-2019-XX chromosome 16, ASM1480568v1, whole genome shotgun sequence encodes the following:
- the zgc:158263 gene encoding LOW QUALITY PROTEIN: ceramide kinase family protein (The sequence of the model RefSeq protein was modified relative to this genomic sequence to represent the inferred CDS: deleted 2 bases in 1 codon; substituted 1 base at 1 genomic stop codon); translation: METDSVKLESSVWLGNKRHRALLSGWRFSWTELDKKNRDKNTISVPVSEVVAVMEGQVEIHPQKKTKDTDRDFTLFYVKRSNTSGGKGPLWSLGRSQFCCLSRDLRDQWVTQLRIALKTHCPSRPCRLLVFINPYGGKKKAKQIYHSSVAPLFELAGISSHVVVTERANQARDHILKKDLTGFDGVICVGGDGMFSELLHGVIGRTQQEAGVSEHDQSVMLQPCDLHIGIIPAGSTDCVCFATVGVNDPVTSALHIIIGDSQPLDVCSVHHCSALVRYSVSLVGYGFYGDVLAESERHRWMGPRRYDYSGFLVYLCNRSYQGIVQYLPADSQITSPRDNSRCLSGCRVCSESTERLFPRSESCSSLYSRQLSQYSIESEDNWLSVEGRFRCVSLTCMSSSCPRSPKGLSPSAHLADGTGDLILVRNTNPLGFLTYLHRHTTTQDQFDLPFVEVHRVKAVRFSFLPGEEDDTEDQPNESQNNTPGILEDPETLCNIESNNFGSKQHLAGPKXTRMKEKSRNKSDYLCGLCSSERSATSVWNCDGEILPYAEISCRVHGQLVRLFARGVEEDPSSRKYNEGNRNCRGRCFSHS
- the g6pd gene encoding glucose-6-phosphate 1-dehydrogenase, with product MSLLARSQSQVFGEIRKELYDEHDFRQVTHVFVIMGASGDLAKKKIYPTLWWLFKDGLLPEETYFVGFARSKLTVDDIRAASLPYMKAKDTDTERLSAFFQRNSYLAGRYTEEECFLQLRSHLNSLCHGTSANYIFYLALPPTVYHVVTTNIQHCVSNKGWSRLIVEKPFGRDLQSSEELSAHLSSLFSEDQIYRIDHYLGKEMVQNLMVLRFGNRIFGPIWNRDSVASVVLTFKEPFGTYGRGGYFDDFGIIRDVMQNHLLQMLSLVAMEKPASTNSDDVRNEKVKVLKCIAPVSLRDVVLGQYEGNPDGEGEAKLGYLDDSTVPEGSHTATFASAVLYVHNERWEGVPFILRCGKALNERKAEMRLQFTDVPGDIFNSQCQRNELVMRVQPDEAIYAKMMSKKPGVYLNPEETELDLTYRSRYKDVKLPDAYERLILDVFSGNQMHFVRSDELREAWRIFTPLLHQIEAERTKPIPYIYGSRGPKEADELMKRVGFHYGGTYKWVNPHPVQHSNL